A single window of Pygocentrus nattereri isolate fPygNat1 chromosome 24, fPygNat1.pri, whole genome shotgun sequence DNA harbors:
- the mybl1 gene encoding myb-related protein A isoform X1, whose amino-acid sequence MANMKSRSEDEDDERHSTDPESRDPKNSKKMLCKVKWSREEDERLKKLVEQHGTDAWKLIANYFPTRTEGQCQHRWQKVLNPELVKGPWTKEEDQRVIELVHKYGPKRWSVIAKHLQGRIGKQCRERWHNHLNPEVKKSSWTQEEDRIIYEAHKRLGNRWAEISKLLPGRTDNSIKNHWNSTMRRKVEQEGYLQEGNRSFTSEQPMKRRHKACHSVEQQHSHSQLLMNDQSQLAGYSYGSVSGQCMDSVTEGSSFMSPCHDDPDKEQRIKELELLLMSAENEVRRQSGPRNPESYSSWSDSLADDTVTTTGSLEEGSVELCRAEETHAQPIPLHVSPSKFLAVEASAVLSTLQTIPEFAETMELIDSDPTAWSEVASFDLSEAVSPPKPLGLGGAYPAPESSAEVVGYHLNGLAVQDINRPLVGAGQGKTVAHTTRPASKFSSPPSSVPRKQARECGDQSPTTDRNCGSFRDTTSSSPKGTPVKGLPFSPSQFFNISGTEHLNLDNPALTSTPVCGQKCFLNTPHQRETTPKHQKENAGFRTPKIRKSIMVHTPRTPTPFKNALAAQEKMHGPLKIVPQPLAFLEEDIREVLREETGSDIFTQRHTHSEHRAYEMEVPARKVRKSLLLDSWGKECLGVQLFTQQQISTNAQSLNDGLLSSTLLLPPLAEGEKLTCSPGSVKEDAYPLIYPLSPQAKKELHAHRNPAYQTSTQASREWEAVVFGKTEDQLIMTEQARRYLTSSQLPCTPRALVL is encoded by the exons ATGGCCAACATGAAATCCCGCAG tgaggatgaggatgatgagcGTCATTCTACAGACCCTGAAAGCAGAGACCCCAAGAACTCTAAGAAGATGCTCTGCAAAGTTAAATGGTCCAGAGAAGAG GACGAGAGGCTTAAGAAGCTTGTTGAGCAGCATGGCACTGATGCATGGAAATTAATCGCTAATTATTTCCca ACGAGGACAGAAGGCCAGTGTCAGCACCGCTGGCAGAAGGTCCTCAACCCAGAGCTGGTGAAAGGGCCATGGACAAAAGAGGAGGATCAGAGG GTGATAGAGCTGGTGCATAAGTATGGCCCCAAGCGATGGTCAGTAATTGCAAAGCACCTGCAGGGCCGCATAGGAAAGCAGTGTCGGGAGCGCTGGCACAACCACCTTAACCCAGAGGTGAAGAAGTCCTCTTGGACCCAGGAAGAGGACCGTATCATCTATGAGGCACACAAACGCCTTGGCAACCGCTGGGCTGAGATTTCAAAGCTGCTACCTGGAAG gaCCGACAACTCCATTAAGAACCACTGGAACTCCACCATGCGTAGGAAGGTGGAACAGGAGGGCTATCTGCAGGAGGGCAACAGGAGCTTCACCAGTGAGCAGCCTATGAAGAGACGACACAAAGCCTGCCACAGTGTGGAGCAGCAACACAGCCACAGCCAGCTGCTCATGAATGACCAGTCCCAG CTGGCTGGATACTCGTATGGCTCTGTGAGTGGGCAGTGCATGGACAGCGTCACAGAGGGCTCCAGCTTCATGTCG CCGTGCCATGACGATCCCGACAAAGAGCAGCGAATTAAGGAGCTAGAGCTGCTGCTTATGTCGGCTGAGAATGAAGTCAGAAGACAGTCCGGCCCTCGT AACCCAGAGAGTTACTCCAGCTGGTCAGACAGTCTGGCAGATGACACTGTGACCACCACTGGCAGTCTGGAGGAAGGCAGCGTGGAGCTCTGTcgtgcggaggaaactcatgcACAGCCCATTCCGCTGCACGTCTCTCCTAGCAAGTTCCTGGCGGTGGAAGCTAGCGCTGTGCTGTCCACTCTGCAGACCATTCCTGAGTTTGCAGAAACCATGGAGCTCATTGACTCG GATCCCACAGCCTGGAGTGAGGTGGCTAGTTTTGACCTGTCTGAGGCTGTGAGTCCTCCTAAACCTCTCGGCCTTGGTGGGGCATACCCAGCTCCGGAGAGCAGTGCAGAGGTTGTTGGATACCACCTCAACGGCCTTGCTGTCCAAGATATCAACAGGCCACTAGTTGGAGCTGGGCAGGGAAAGACTGTTGCTCATACCACTCGGCCCGCTAGCAAATTCAGCTCCCCACCATCATCTGTGCCAAGAAAGCAGGCAAGAGAATGCGGAGACCAGTCGCCCACCACCGACAGAAACTGTGGTTCGTTTAGAGACACCACCAGCAGCTCACCCAAAGGCACACCAGTGAAAGGGTTACCGTTCTCTCCCTCCCAG TTCTTCAACATATCTGGGACTGAGCATTTGAACCTGGACAATCCTGCACTTACGTCCACTCCAGTGTGTGGGCAGAAATGCTTCCTTAACACGCCACACCAGAGGGAAACCACACCCAAACACCAGAAGGAGAATGCTGG TTTCAGAACCCCCAAGATCCGTAAATCCATAATGGTCCACACCCCGAGGACACCCACTCCTTTCAAAAATGCCCTGGCAGCTCAGGAGAAGATGCATGGGCCCTTAAAAATTGTG CCGCAGCCACTGGCTTTCCTGGAAGAAGACATCAGAGAAGTGTTGAGGGAGGAAACGGGTTCAGATATCTTCACTCAAAGACATACTCACTCTGAACACAGGGCTTATGAG ATGGAAGTTCCTGCCAGAAAGGTGAGGAAGTCCTTGTTGTTGGACAGCTGGGGGAAGGAATGCCTCGGTGTGCAGCTATTCACTCAGCAGCAGATCAGCACTAATGCTCAA TCTCTTAATGATGGGTTGTTGAGCAGCACTCTGCTGCTGCCCCCTCTGGCTGAGGGAGAGAAGCTCACCTGCTCTCCTGGCTCAGTAAAGGAGGACGCCTACCCTCTTATCTATCCCCTCAGCCCCCAGGCGAAAAAAGAGCTTCATGCACACAGGAACCCCGCCTACCAAACCTCTACTCAG GCAAGCAGGGAGTGGGAGGCAGTGGTGTTTGGGAAGACGGAGGACCAGCTGATCATGACAGAGCAGGCCAGGCGCTACCTGACCTCGTCCCAGCTGCCCTGCACTCCGAGAGCGCTGGTCCTGTAA
- the si:dkey-97a13.12 gene encoding vexin: MQHIYMQSNEHFEVFTTVFSPQVSRSRHRYRHEEPDKVVVTHKYVPQWPDEVELTQGEVIQVFSKHEESRWFGRLQSGQQGYFPASCVIELSHNADHRDDAAKNGRGLRRHSSVHVGAAEFLGDCAGGGRPQPSRGGEEGPFLTLKHEAQAPSSPSLLHRILSKHRRKSHSQGASNSAFEPD; this comes from the exons ATGCAGCACATATACATGCAGAGCAATGAACACTTTGAAGTTTTCACCACTGTCTTCTCTCCGCAAG TAAGCAGATCAAGGCATCGGTACAGACATGAAGAACCAGATAAG GTGGTGGTGACACACAAATACGTCCCCCAGTGGCCCGATGAAGTGGAGCTCACTCAGGGTGAAGTTATCCAAGTCTTTTCCAAACACGAGGAGTCAAGGTGGTTTGGGCGGCTGCAGAGCGGTCAGCAGGGCTACTTCCCTGCCTCCTGTGTCATTGAGCTGAGTCATAATGCAGACCAT AGGGATGACGCCGCTAAGAATGGACGAGGCTTACGGAGACACAGTTCAGTTCACGTTGGGGCCGCAGAGTTCCTCGGGGACTGTgcagg TGGAGGCAGGCCGCAGCCCTCCAGGGGAGGGGAGGAGGGTCCTTTCCTGACCCTAAAGCACGAGGCCCAGGCCCCCAGCTCCCCCAGCCTGCTCCACAGGATCCTGTCCAAACATCGCAGGAAGAGCCACAGCCAGGGGGCCAGCAATAGCGCCTTTGAACCCGACTGA
- the mybl1 gene encoding myb-related protein A isoform X2 — protein MANMKSRSEDEDDERHSTDPESRDPKNSKKMLCKVKWSREEDERLKKLVEQHGTDAWKLIANYFPTRTEGQCQHRWQKVLNPELVKGPWTKEEDQRVIELVHKYGPKRWSVIAKHLQGRIGKQCRERWHNHLNPEVKKSSWTQEEDRIIYEAHKRLGNRWAEISKLLPGRTDNSIKNHWNSTMRRKVEQEGYLQEGNRSFTSEQPMKRRHKACHSVEQQHSHSQLLMNDQSQLAGYSYGSVSGQCMDSVTEGSSFMSNPESYSSWSDSLADDTVTTTGSLEEGSVELCRAEETHAQPIPLHVSPSKFLAVEASAVLSTLQTIPEFAETMELIDSDPTAWSEVASFDLSEAVSPPKPLGLGGAYPAPESSAEVVGYHLNGLAVQDINRPLVGAGQGKTVAHTTRPASKFSSPPSSVPRKQARECGDQSPTTDRNCGSFRDTTSSSPKGTPVKGLPFSPSQFFNISGTEHLNLDNPALTSTPVCGQKCFLNTPHQRETTPKHQKENAGFRTPKIRKSIMVHTPRTPTPFKNALAAQEKMHGPLKIVPQPLAFLEEDIREVLREETGSDIFTQRHTHSEHRAYEMEVPARKVRKSLLLDSWGKECLGVQLFTQQQISTNAQSLNDGLLSSTLLLPPLAEGEKLTCSPGSVKEDAYPLIYPLSPQAKKELHAHRNPAYQTSTQASREWEAVVFGKTEDQLIMTEQARRYLTSSQLPCTPRALVL, from the exons ATGGCCAACATGAAATCCCGCAG tgaggatgaggatgatgagcGTCATTCTACAGACCCTGAAAGCAGAGACCCCAAGAACTCTAAGAAGATGCTCTGCAAAGTTAAATGGTCCAGAGAAGAG GACGAGAGGCTTAAGAAGCTTGTTGAGCAGCATGGCACTGATGCATGGAAATTAATCGCTAATTATTTCCca ACGAGGACAGAAGGCCAGTGTCAGCACCGCTGGCAGAAGGTCCTCAACCCAGAGCTGGTGAAAGGGCCATGGACAAAAGAGGAGGATCAGAGG GTGATAGAGCTGGTGCATAAGTATGGCCCCAAGCGATGGTCAGTAATTGCAAAGCACCTGCAGGGCCGCATAGGAAAGCAGTGTCGGGAGCGCTGGCACAACCACCTTAACCCAGAGGTGAAGAAGTCCTCTTGGACCCAGGAAGAGGACCGTATCATCTATGAGGCACACAAACGCCTTGGCAACCGCTGGGCTGAGATTTCAAAGCTGCTACCTGGAAG gaCCGACAACTCCATTAAGAACCACTGGAACTCCACCATGCGTAGGAAGGTGGAACAGGAGGGCTATCTGCAGGAGGGCAACAGGAGCTTCACCAGTGAGCAGCCTATGAAGAGACGACACAAAGCCTGCCACAGTGTGGAGCAGCAACACAGCCACAGCCAGCTGCTCATGAATGACCAGTCCCAG CTGGCTGGATACTCGTATGGCTCTGTGAGTGGGCAGTGCATGGACAGCGTCACAGAGGGCTCCAGCTTCATGTCG AACCCAGAGAGTTACTCCAGCTGGTCAGACAGTCTGGCAGATGACACTGTGACCACCACTGGCAGTCTGGAGGAAGGCAGCGTGGAGCTCTGTcgtgcggaggaaactcatgcACAGCCCATTCCGCTGCACGTCTCTCCTAGCAAGTTCCTGGCGGTGGAAGCTAGCGCTGTGCTGTCCACTCTGCAGACCATTCCTGAGTTTGCAGAAACCATGGAGCTCATTGACTCG GATCCCACAGCCTGGAGTGAGGTGGCTAGTTTTGACCTGTCTGAGGCTGTGAGTCCTCCTAAACCTCTCGGCCTTGGTGGGGCATACCCAGCTCCGGAGAGCAGTGCAGAGGTTGTTGGATACCACCTCAACGGCCTTGCTGTCCAAGATATCAACAGGCCACTAGTTGGAGCTGGGCAGGGAAAGACTGTTGCTCATACCACTCGGCCCGCTAGCAAATTCAGCTCCCCACCATCATCTGTGCCAAGAAAGCAGGCAAGAGAATGCGGAGACCAGTCGCCCACCACCGACAGAAACTGTGGTTCGTTTAGAGACACCACCAGCAGCTCACCCAAAGGCACACCAGTGAAAGGGTTACCGTTCTCTCCCTCCCAG TTCTTCAACATATCTGGGACTGAGCATTTGAACCTGGACAATCCTGCACTTACGTCCACTCCAGTGTGTGGGCAGAAATGCTTCCTTAACACGCCACACCAGAGGGAAACCACACCCAAACACCAGAAGGAGAATGCTGG TTTCAGAACCCCCAAGATCCGTAAATCCATAATGGTCCACACCCCGAGGACACCCACTCCTTTCAAAAATGCCCTGGCAGCTCAGGAGAAGATGCATGGGCCCTTAAAAATTGTG CCGCAGCCACTGGCTTTCCTGGAAGAAGACATCAGAGAAGTGTTGAGGGAGGAAACGGGTTCAGATATCTTCACTCAAAGACATACTCACTCTGAACACAGGGCTTATGAG ATGGAAGTTCCTGCCAGAAAGGTGAGGAAGTCCTTGTTGTTGGACAGCTGGGGGAAGGAATGCCTCGGTGTGCAGCTATTCACTCAGCAGCAGATCAGCACTAATGCTCAA TCTCTTAATGATGGGTTGTTGAGCAGCACTCTGCTGCTGCCCCCTCTGGCTGAGGGAGAGAAGCTCACCTGCTCTCCTGGCTCAGTAAAGGAGGACGCCTACCCTCTTATCTATCCCCTCAGCCCCCAGGCGAAAAAAGAGCTTCATGCACACAGGAACCCCGCCTACCAAACCTCTACTCAG GCAAGCAGGGAGTGGGAGGCAGTGGTGTTTGGGAAGACGGAGGACCAGCTGATCATGACAGAGCAGGCCAGGCGCTACCTGACCTCGTCCCAGCTGCCCTGCACTCCGAGAGCGCTGGTCCTGTAA